GAATACGCAAATAGAGTGGGTAAATAAACGATAACTCAATATTTAATAAACAGGAGGATTTTATATGCAAAAAGTAATTTTAAACAATGGTGTTGAAATGCCTTTACTTGGCTTTGGTGTTTATCAGATTCAAGATGCAAATGAATGTGAACAGAGCGTTTATGACGCTATTATGGCAGGCTATCGTCTGATTGATACCGCTGCTTCTTATTTAAATGAAGAAGCAGTCGGCAGAGCCATTAAACGGAGTGGTGTTCCAAGAGAGGAATTGTTTATTACCACAAAACTATGGGTACAAGATACTGGTTATGAAAGCACAAAGAAAGCATTCGTAAGATCACTGGAAAGACTGCAATTAGATTATTTGGATTTGTATTTAATTCATCAGCCATATGGTGATGTATTTGGTTCCTGGCGTGCTATGGAGGAATTGTATCGTGAGGGGAAAATCAGGGCAATTGGAGTTAGTAACTTCCAGATGGATCGTCTAGTGGATTTGATGATTCATAATGAAATCATTCCTGCCGTAAACCAGATTGAAACGCATCCTTTCTGCCAACAAATAGAAAGTCATAAACATATGAAAGAGAACAATGTTCAGATAGAGTCCTGGGGACCTTTTGCTGAAGGAAGAAATAATATGTTCCAGAACGAAATTTTAGTATCAATAGCCGAAAAGCATAATAAATCCGTTGCTCAGGTGATTTTACGTTGGTTGACACAAAGAGGAGTCGTTGCGATTCCAAAGTCTGTTCGCAAAGAAAGAATCATAGAAAACTTCAATATCTTTGATTTTCAATTAAGCCCAGATGATATGGAAAGAGTGGCTACGTTAGATACGGAAAAAAGCTTGTTCTTTTCACATAACGACCCGGAGATCGTGAAATGGATTGGTACCCGTAAACTTGATATTTAATACCCGCATTCCATTGAATTAGTATTTAATCCATTTCAACTTCGTGCCAATTTCGTCCCGATTGAGTTTGAAAAACAATAAATAGATATGAAAAGTTAGATTCACAAAACGTTGATTTAACAAGGTTTTGAATGCTGCTTAAAACAGTATGAAAACGTCAATTAATCAATATCAGCAGGGAAGGATGATAGAAATGTCGATTGAAAGCGTTAAAGCTCATTTGAAGCAATGGAACCGTGAAAAAGATGTGATGGAATTCGATGCATCCAGTGCAACCGTCCAACAGGCAGCCGATACGATTGGTGTCATTCCTGCAAGGATTGCCAAAACGTTATCATTCAAAGGAGAAGATGGGACCGCTATGCTGATCGTAGCGGCAGGAGATGCGAAGATTGATAACAAGAAATTCCGCCAGCAGTTCGGTTTTAAAGCGAAGATGCTTTCCCCGGAAGAAGTGCTGGAGCAAACCGGTCATGCGGTAGGCGGTGTTTGTCCGTTTGGTTTAAAGAATGAGATTGATGTCTATCTGGATCAATCGATGAAAAGATTTCAAACACTCTTTCCGGCATGTGGCAGTTCAAATTCTGCTATTGAACTTACAGTCGATGAGATATACGAATATTCCAATGCTAAGGGATGGATAGATGTTTGCAAAGGCTGGGAAGAAGAAGAATGCAATGAGAAAGAAGCAGTGAAAAGCAGATTATCATAGTTCTGAGATTAAGGACCTTATTCATGGTTTTTTTTTTTTTTTTTTTTTTTTTTTTTACTTTTTTTTTCTAAAATATAAACTTACTTCCATGCAGCTTCGTCTATAGTAGTAGAGAGAGGTTGGAGGTGATGGTATCATGCACAATCAGCAGTTTAACAGCATGCCTGTATTTGAGACACCCGTGACAAAAGAAGAACTGATGGAGCAGATCATGAAGGATTACGGTAAGGATGTACTGTACCTTTGTTATACGTATGTGAAGGAATGGAATCTGGCAGAGGATCTGGCGCAGGATGTTTTTGTGAAAATTTATAGCAAAGCTGACACCTTCAGAGGTGAAGCCAAACGAAAGACATGGATCTACAAGATTGCCGTCAACCACTGCAAAGACTATATCAAAAGCGCTCATTACCGTTACTCTGTGGTCACAGAAAAGATTCAAAAGTACATAAAGGAACCTTTTCTTCCGTTGAAGATCTGGCTCTTTATAAAGATGAAAAACAAACCCTATATCAGCACATTTTTCGGTTGCCGGTGAAATACCGTGAAGTGATCTTTCTCTTTTATTATGATGAGTTGTCACTTCAG
This genomic stretch from Fictibacillus marinisediminis harbors:
- a CDS encoding aldo/keto reductase codes for the protein MQKVILNNGVEMPLLGFGVYQIQDANECEQSVYDAIMAGYRLIDTAASYLNEEAVGRAIKRSGVPREELFITTKLWVQDTGYESTKKAFVRSLERLQLDYLDLYLIHQPYGDVFGSWRAMEELYREGKIRAIGVSNFQMDRLVDLMIHNEIIPAVNQIETHPFCQQIESHKHMKENNVQIESWGPFAEGRNNMFQNEILVSIAEKHNKSVAQVILRWLTQRGVVAIPKSVRKERIIENFNIFDFQLSPDDMERVATLDTEKSLFFSHNDPEIVKWIGTRKLDI
- a CDS encoding YbaK/EbsC family protein, with protein sequence MSIESVKAHLKQWNREKDVMEFDASSATVQQAADTIGVIPARIAKTLSFKGEDGTAMLIVAAGDAKIDNKKFRQQFGFKAKMLSPEEVLEQTGHAVGGVCPFGLKNEIDVYLDQSMKRFQTLFPACGSSNSAIELTVDEIYEYSNAKGWIDVCKGWEEEECNEKEAVKSRLS
- a CDS encoding sigma-70 family RNA polymerase sigma factor, with the translated sequence MHNQQFNSMPVFETPVTKEELMEQIMKDYGKDVLYLCYTYVKEWNLAEDLAQDVFVKIYSKADTFRGEAKRKTWIYKIAVNHCKDYIKSAHYRYSVVTEKIQKYIKEPFLPLKIWLFIKMKNKPYISTFFGCR